In the Pan paniscus chromosome 8, NHGRI_mPanPan1-v2.0_pri, whole genome shotgun sequence genome, one interval contains:
- the ADIRF gene encoding adipogenesis regulatory factor, which produces MASKGLQDLKQQVEGTAQEAVSAAGAAAQQVVDQATEAGQKAMDQLAKTTQETIDKTANQASDTFSGIGKKFGLLK; this is translated from the exons ATGGCAAGCAAGGGCTTGCAGGACCTGAAGCAACAGGTGGAGGGGACCGCCCAGGAAGCCG TGTCAGCGGCCGGAGCGGCAGCTCAGCAAGTGGTGGACCAGGCCACAGAGGCGGGGCAGAAAG CCATGGACCAGCTGGCCAAGACCACCCAGGAAACCATCGACAAGACTGCTAACCAGGCCTCTGACACCTTCTCTGGGATCGGGAAAAAATTCGGCCTCCTGAAATGA